In the Scomber japonicus isolate fScoJap1 chromosome 18, fScoJap1.pri, whole genome shotgun sequence genome, one interval contains:
- the LOC128379078 gene encoding retinal cone rhodopsin-sensitive cGMP 3',5'-cyclic phosphodiesterase subunit gamma-like, whose translation MNMAVAKPEAKTSNKASQRTTAPGSPRKGPPKGPPKGPPKLKQRNIRQFKSKPPKKGVIGEEVPGMEWLGNDITVICPWEAYKHLELHELSQNGII comes from the exons ATGAATATGGCTGTGGCCAAGCCTGAAGCAAAGACAAGTAACAAGGCTTCCCAAAGGACCACAGCCCCTGGATCCCCACGCAAGGGCCCACCCAAGGGCCCACCCAAGGGCCCACCCAAGCTTAAACAGAGGAACATCCGCCAGTTCAAGAGCAAGCCTCCCAAGAAAGGTGTCATTGG aGAGGAAGTCCCTGGAATGGAATGGCTTGGCAATG ACATTACTGTAATCTGCCCTTGGGAAGCATACAAACATCTAGAGCTGCATGAACTATCTCAGAATGGTATCATCTGA